One segment of Theobroma cacao cultivar B97-61/B2 chromosome 9, Criollo_cocoa_genome_V2, whole genome shotgun sequence DNA contains the following:
- the LOC18589167 gene encoding chloroplast envelope membrane protein isoform X1 — MSTSMVLCDHLKLINQYLPQASSLCVSWRNPSSFIFHLSCKGKRFSGFVANAANNNSNYSKKRKRKRSWWQRFFFDDDGNWLGLKDDDMLEEGKEEFSESEELLEGDKFEAWKRRAEAIIELREAQEDVRNEESRRWEDWIVVGDDDKHSAAKDWDDDGRDDDGLGDYWGKDKGNGLVKSVRDLVLGREDEDILYEDRVFRYASLNSAKFVAALVLIPCALDFVVHDYVLMPFLDRYVKTVPLAAEMLDVRRSQKLEMVKQLKVEKARFRFEVEIGKSPPLSDEELWWELRHKALELREEFRLENRKAFANIWSDMVFGISLFLLLHLNQSKVALMKFAGYKIISNISDTGKAFLIILITDIFLGYHSESGWQTLLEIIVEHYGLQVDQSAITVFVCLIPVVADACVKLWLFKFLPRLSPRVANIFQEMKRH; from the exons ATGAGCACTTCAATGGTGTTGTGCGACCATTTAAAGTTGATCAACCAATACCTACCCCAAGCCTCCTCACTCTGTGTATCTTGGCGTAACCCATCGAGTTTTATCTTTCATCTCAGTTGCAAAGGGAAAAGATTTTCTGGGTTCGTCGCAAATGCTGCAAACAACAATAGTAATTATtctaagaaaaggaaaaggaaaagaagctGGTGGCAAAGGTTCTTTTTCGACGATGACGGGAATTGGCTAGGTCTCAAGGACGACGACATGCTGGAGGAAGGCAAGGAGGAGTTTTCAGAGTCGGAGGAGTTGTTAGAGGGAGACAAATTTGAGGCATGGAAGAGGAGGGCTGAGGCCATAATAGAGTTGAGGGAAGCACAAGAGGATGTGAGGAATGAGGAGAGCAGAAGGTGGGAGGACTGGATTGTGGTTGGGGATGATGATAAACATAGTGCTGCAAAAGATTGGGATGATGATGGCCGTGATGATGATGGTCTTGGGGATTATTGGGGGAAGGATAAAGGAAACGGCTTGGTTAAGTCTGTCAGGGATTTGGTTCTTGGGAGGGAAGATGAGGATATCTTGTACGAGGACCGTGTTTTTCGGTATGCCTCCTTGAATTCG GCCAAGTTTGTGGCAGCACTGGTACTTATACCCTGTGCCTTAGATTTTGTGGTTCATGACTATGTTCTTATGCCATTTTTGGACAG ATATGTGAAGACTGTGCCACTGGCAGCAGAGATGCTTGATGTCAGAAGAAGTCAAAAGCTTGAAATGGTTAAGCAACTTAAGGTTGAAAAAGCAAGATTCCGTTTTGAGGTGGAGATAGGTAAATCTCCGCCTCTTTCTGATGAAGAACTTTGGTGGGAATTGCGGCATAAAGC GTTAGAGTTACGAGAAGAGTTCAGATTAGAGAATCGTAAAGCATTTGCCAACATATGGTCAGATATGGTATTCGGCATTTCACTGTTCCTTCTCTTACACCTCAATCAAAGTAAG GTAGCTTTGATGAAATTTGCAggttataaaataataagtaatatttCAGATACTGGAAAGGCATTTCTCATTATACTGATTACAGACATTTTTTTAGG GTATCATTCTGAATCTGGTTGGCAGACTTTGTTAGAGATAATTGTTGAGCATTATGGACTGCAAGTTGATCAGTCTGCTATAACCGTTTTTGTCTGTCTGATTCCAGTTGTTGCTGATGCATGTGTGAAGCTTTGG TTGTTCAAGTTTCTCCCTAGATTATCCCCAAGAGTTGCAAATATATTCCAGGAAATGAAACGCCActag
- the LOC18589167 gene encoding chloroplast envelope membrane protein isoform X2 has protein sequence MSTSMVLCDHLKLINQYLPQASSLCVSWRNPSSFIFHLSCKGKRFSGFVANAANNNSNYSKKRKRKRSWWQRFFFDDDGNWLGLKDDDMLEEGKEEFSESEELLEGDKFEAWKRRAEAIIELREAQEDVRNEESRRWEDWIVVGDDDKHSAAKDWDDDGRDDDGLGDYWGKDKGNGLVKSVRDLVLGREDEDILYEDRVFRYASLNSAKFVAALVLIPCALDFVVHDYVLMPFLDRYVKTVPLAAEMLDVRRSQKLEMVKQLKVEKARFRFEVEIGKSPPLSDEELWWELRHKALELREEFRLENRKAFANIWSDMVFGISLFLLLHLNQSKVALMKFAGYKIISNISDTGKAFLIILITDIFLGYHSESGWQTLLEIIVEHYGLQVDQSAITVFVCLIPVVADACVKLWIGAYSGSGT, from the exons ATGAGCACTTCAATGGTGTTGTGCGACCATTTAAAGTTGATCAACCAATACCTACCCCAAGCCTCCTCACTCTGTGTATCTTGGCGTAACCCATCGAGTTTTATCTTTCATCTCAGTTGCAAAGGGAAAAGATTTTCTGGGTTCGTCGCAAATGCTGCAAACAACAATAGTAATTATtctaagaaaaggaaaaggaaaagaagctGGTGGCAAAGGTTCTTTTTCGACGATGACGGGAATTGGCTAGGTCTCAAGGACGACGACATGCTGGAGGAAGGCAAGGAGGAGTTTTCAGAGTCGGAGGAGTTGTTAGAGGGAGACAAATTTGAGGCATGGAAGAGGAGGGCTGAGGCCATAATAGAGTTGAGGGAAGCACAAGAGGATGTGAGGAATGAGGAGAGCAGAAGGTGGGAGGACTGGATTGTGGTTGGGGATGATGATAAACATAGTGCTGCAAAAGATTGGGATGATGATGGCCGTGATGATGATGGTCTTGGGGATTATTGGGGGAAGGATAAAGGAAACGGCTTGGTTAAGTCTGTCAGGGATTTGGTTCTTGGGAGGGAAGATGAGGATATCTTGTACGAGGACCGTGTTTTTCGGTATGCCTCCTTGAATTCG GCCAAGTTTGTGGCAGCACTGGTACTTATACCCTGTGCCTTAGATTTTGTGGTTCATGACTATGTTCTTATGCCATTTTTGGACAG ATATGTGAAGACTGTGCCACTGGCAGCAGAGATGCTTGATGTCAGAAGAAGTCAAAAGCTTGAAATGGTTAAGCAACTTAAGGTTGAAAAAGCAAGATTCCGTTTTGAGGTGGAGATAGGTAAATCTCCGCCTCTTTCTGATGAAGAACTTTGGTGGGAATTGCGGCATAAAGC GTTAGAGTTACGAGAAGAGTTCAGATTAGAGAATCGTAAAGCATTTGCCAACATATGGTCAGATATGGTATTCGGCATTTCACTGTTCCTTCTCTTACACCTCAATCAAAGTAAG GTAGCTTTGATGAAATTTGCAggttataaaataataagtaatatttCAGATACTGGAAAGGCATTTCTCATTATACTGATTACAGACATTTTTTTAGG GTATCATTCTGAATCTGGTTGGCAGACTTTGTTAGAGATAATTGTTGAGCATTATGGACTGCAAGTTGATCAGTCTGCTATAACCGTTTTTGTCTGTCTGATTCCAGTTGTTGCTGATGCATGTGTGAAGCTTTGG ATAGGAGCTTACAGTGGTTCAGGTACTTGA